GGCAGGCACGGTGAATAGGCAGTTGATGCTCTGGTTGGTCAGCACCCGGCTCTTGCGGAAGATGCGGTAGATCTGGTCCTCCAGAGcgtgctgcagcctcctcttGGGGGAATGCTTCTTGGGGGGTGGCTTTTCCAGGTGACCACAGGGGTCCTGACCCCTGCTTGGCAGCGGATCCACCTTCAGAGCCCCGTTGagctggaagaggaagaggaggcgTGGAGGGCATGGCCTGCAGTTGAGCTTCCACTCCTTGCCGACAGGACAGTCCTTGATGGCAGCCTTCAGCGAGGGCAGCACCTTCTGCCGCAGCCCGTCCAGCGCCCTGAACACGCGGTCGTAGGTGATGTCGAAGGAGCAGGTGGGatgcaccagcagcaggatgtggcaGACGGAGAAGAGGTAGAGGAGGCTCAGGCAGTGCAGCTTCTCCTGGTGCTTCCAGAACTCGTGCGCCTCGGCAtggggcagcggggccgggcctCCGGAGGGGTGGCCGGGCCCGGCCTCCCTGTTCTCGGCCGCCGCCAGGTCCCCGCAGGCGCGCAGCAGCTGCGGCGTGTCGCAGATGGAGGTGAGCACCAGGTACAGCACGCGGCTCTCCTGGCTGTAGTACGCCTGCAGCTGGTTGTAGTCCTTGGTGGCCGGGTCCCCCTCCTGCCCCGCAGCGCCGTCCGCCAGCTCGGGATCCTCCTCCGGGAACAGCGGGAACACCTGCCGGTCGCACACGGTGCTCACCAGGGCCTCCTTCTcggagcagagctgcagcgCGGTTTTGCCGAAGATGCCCACCACGCACACCTCCTCCtcgccgcccgccgcgccgcccgcctcggccgccagcagcagctcccgcAGGCTCATGGGCCCCACGGCCGTGCCCATGGCCCCgggcggcccggccccgggcaGCGGCATCGCCCGGctccgctcccggccccgctcccggccggAAGCGGCggagccccggccccggccccgcgcatGAGCGGCCCCGCCCCGGAGGGCGCGGACACGGGCACGGGGGGCGGGCGCCGCGGGGGCGGGACCGCGCCGGGGGTGAGCGCGCCGCGAGCACCGAGGGTCCGCATCGCCCCGAGGGTCGGCTCTGCCCGGCCGGGAGCGACAGCACAGCGAGCACCGCGGGTCCGCATCGCCCCCGAGGGTCGGCCCTGCACGGCCGGGAGCGACAGCACAGCGAGCACCGAGGGTCGGCTCTGCGCGGCCGGGAGCGCCGGGGGGACCGTGCCGGgatgccaggcagggctgtgccaccgGGACTCActctctgccctgagctgtgtcGCGGTACAGGCACCTCTGCCCATCCCGTGAACTGGACGTGGAAGGAGGCTTTGAGTTCATCGTCTTTAAGCAGTGCAGCCTTTCAATCGTGATCAGCTAGCAGTGATACACAGTGCAAGGGCTTCATACATTTGTAGGCACAGACTCGAACTGTTTGTTGAAGCTTGCAGCTTTCCACTTTAATAACGTTAGTGCATTaaactgttgtttttctttgaaactgTACAAATACCGtcaagatattttttgtttaaaaaagatataaaaatactgaatttcagCAAACACATATTTGTATGACAAGCAGCACCCATGCTAGGAGTATAATAGTCCCTGCTTATGCAACACCCAGGTGTCAAAAGACTTGGgaaatttcctgtttttcttccattatgAATGAAGATGCAACCAAATTAAGAGACATTAGAGAGagataaaaagcaaaatctccTTTACAGGGTTCATAATGTCCTGTTTTCCTGTGCACTGCATTTACTTACAAATACATCTGCCTGAGTGTAATAAAAATGGGATTCAAGTGGCTTCCTGACCACAAATGGAAAATTGTTCCATAAACCTactttcctttttacttttcatCAAAGCTGTTTGCAGCACTCAGCCGTGCAGGTGAGGGACTCTTCGGGTGAGCCATCTGTCAAAAGAAGGGAAGGGTCAGAACTTGGATAGCTGAGCTCATTATCACTGAGATAAAACAGTGCAATTCTTAGCTGGCACCTTAAAACACACACAacaaatcagtaaaataaaagatGCTATTAACCCTCACATTTTGTTCTTCTGCAAAGTGGAACTATCACTGTGAAAGTTGCATTGAGGCACTGGATTGgccacaaaaaaaagcaaattttcctCTTGGGATTGTCAAATAACCTGCCATGGAATGGCCATTCTGCAGTGCCCGTAAATCAGTAGGTAATTCTGTGACTTTAAAGGCACTTCATGATTCCAAGAAGAAGGACAGAGTGACTTGCCTGAAACTTGCGCCGTAGTGCCCGTGTCATTATTGGGGTCAGCCCAGAGCCacattcagtgttttctttattattgAGAGGAGTGCCACCAGGACTTCTGAAAGGGCAATTATGATTAGTTTGATGGGTTCTCTAGCTTTTCTAGattaaaaaacagaattaaagagAATAGAAAGGAACAGACCTTTGTATATCGACTTTCTTCAGATGCTTCCGAAGATCGATCTGATTTTTAGGGGAGgtactaagaaaaaaaaaaagaagttggtATATTTCATTgtaccaaaacagaaaaatctaaTATCTAATCAAGGAAGAAAGCATCTTACATTAAAGTTTTTGTAGCATGAGGTGATGGCTTGGATTTAGGTCTCAGACTAACACTCTGTAGATCTGTGACTGTAATTAATGCCCTGCGTGGCTTCACTGGTGATTGTTCCTacagcaaggaaagaaatgttaccccaaataaaacttcagaaaacCTCACTACCCTGAAAtccatttaatatttaataaatctgagagatttttgtggtttatggcttttatacttttttttaattattaagaTCTGAATGTGCCTTGGATAAAAATAGATTTAGGAATAaaacaaggggtttttttctgcaaacaaACTTCCAGCTGGCCAAAAAGGAGTCGAAAAATCTACTGATAACACACAAAGCTACATGGCCTTAATGTAAAATTAGAGAATTAGAGCTGTCCTGAGTGCCGGGTGAGATTGGAGTTTGTTTGTATTTCATCTCTTCCAAAGCCCAGGTGCAGAATTAGAATGGTCACTTGAAACTATCACTGGGTGTTTGGATGAGaatcaatttatttaaaaaaaaaaaaaaaaaaaaaaaaaaaaaaacccaggaaaaacaGCACTTCCAGGGTGGATTTTCCCTTGATGCACCCTCCAGTTTACCTTGTCCATTCTCAGGTTGCTGTTTGTCTTCTTCAGTTTAACATTCAGGAGGTCTTTGAGGGTGATGTGCATGGGCCCATCCTTTTTCTCTGGTGGTGCCTGACAGCAAAGGGGTTTGGAAGGGAAATCAGGAAGGGAAAGTGACTGAGCACTCACAGAGTGATGTGCTGATGAATCCAGGTCCAAAGGGAAGTCAGGCATGAAATAAAAACTAGAGGAACCTTCTGATTCCCTACCAGTTTAGAGGCTGTGCCCCgttggaggaggagaggagctggaggcagtTTTGGTGGAGGCAGCGGCGGtggtggtggaggaggaggaggaggaagaggaggaggaggaggagggatggacaCAGGCATGGATGCTGAGGGTGGAGGATCCATCTGTGTCCCCACAGGAGCACCCAGGACTGGCTTGTGACACCTTTGGCAAAAGGAACTTTCTGAAGGCAAAGCTGCCTCTCCCTTCATCTGCAAatgacataaataaataaataaagagaacATTTAAAGAGAAATCCACCAGCAGAAGTAGGTGGGATTTTAGACAACAAAGGTGCTGCCTAAGGCTGAGCTGTAAAGATACAAACAGGTCCCTCCTGCTGTGAGGtagcagcagttctgcagctctgagtgcaCAGAAtggccctgaggagctgctcagatCCCAGTGGatctgccctgagcacagctcctTATCCTCACACAGGCAAATGTtaccctgccccagctggacTGAGACTGACCTGGAGGGCTCCTTGTAGCTTGGAAAATTCACTTTCCAACTTCTCCAGCTTTTCCCTGAATGTATTTAATTCCCTTAAGTAGACTTGTGATGGAAATATGGTGTCTTTAACCACCTGAAAGCTctaagcagaaaagaaagcagattaTGTGTATTTGTGTGTTGATTTTCTTCAGATGTTTCTGAAGATCAATCTGATTTTTAGGAGGGGTAGtaacagaacagaaatatttcccaCTCAGTAAACAGTGTTAATCCCtgttcaaaacagaaaaatctaaCATCAAAGGAAGGATCTACCTGTGCAACCCTGCTCTGGCACCACCAATAGAGAAATGATGCTGCTGATGTCAAGGGTCTGACCACACTTTTTACACTGGGCAAGGCTAAAGGCCAGTGGGAGCACCTTGGGGCTGGTGATGAGTTCAGAGGTAGATGAGCTGGTGACCTGCAACAGAACAAAGccagaattttatttatcaTCTCAGCCTTTAATAAAGTTAACTGCGACCAATCACGTGGAAATAACAAGCAGGTAACAACAGAGCAAATGTTGAAACCTGGAAAGGCCAAGATACATTTCAATAAAGGATGGGGGAAATCCTATtggaaattcttttttattcaaaCTGCTTTTCAAGGTTATAAATCATAGAAACATTAAGGTTGGGAAATATCTCCAAGGTCACACCAGAAGATACCATGGAGTGCCACGTACTTGGCACAAATCTTTGCCTCTTTTCCATGAGCCATTGGGAGCAAACAGTAGACCCAGGGATGGAGTGAGAAGGCAAAATTCAAGCAGAGCCTCTTACCGTGGAGAGGAACAAACTGAGTCCTGGGGGGTTGcagcatttcccttcttttccagtCGAAATTTTGCTCGGGCTCTTCGTTTTCGTTTGCATTTCTTATACCTTGCCATACTGGGGAAAAAGACACATTTCAAATGGATGTAGAGAGATAAATCAAATTGTACATTGGGACAGAGCTGCCACCAAAGagaacagcacaggcagcacctcaGAAATCCAGTCAGAATGGGTTACTCACAGCTGCCTTGGTGGAATTATCAGGGACCAGTGACAGAAAACACATCCTTAATTTCATATGATCTATGGGGATGTGTTTATGCACAAAAAGCACCGTTTTATATGGGCTTATTCCTCCCCTTTTCTATTTGAAGCATAGATGGCATTAATAAATAgttattataaatataataaaaatatgaattagttaaataaatacacatgaaaaatattataaataatactACAAATAAGCATAAATAAACAAGAAAGTAATTAGAAATATTACCAATTAAATAGAAAAGTTGCAACTATTAATAAGTaagcacaataaaaataaatgatgttCAGTTTTTCATTAAACTGAAGTGCCAAGTAGTGAATTTGAGGAAAACGGTGACAAAAGACACGGAGAGGGCGCAGAAGGATGCCGGGGGCGACCCGGGCCGGTCCCTGACCGGGGATCGGTGACACCCCAGCCCCGCTCACTCGGGACGCCGCACCGAGAGCGgggatttcttttctctctttctctctcacatacacacacacacacacctgcacacacctgtaGGGGTGTCCCGGGGTTGTCCCGGGGGTGTCCCGGGGGCGTCCCGGGGCCGCCCCGACACCCGGGCCgcgctccgcgcccgccgccgccgaTTCAAACCGCTCCCCGCCCCGCGCCCAGCCAATGGCAGCGCCGCTCTCTGCCGGCCCCCCCACGCGCCGCATGTAAGCCGCGCGCTGATTGGCCGTCGCGCCGAGCCCCGCCCGCGCTCCGCGGGGGAGGggccgccgctgccccgccCCAGCCCAGCCGCGCTGAGGCGAGCGGCACCGCCATTGGACGAGCGGGGTCGGTGCCTCCAATCGGCTGCGGGCAGCGCTCGGCTGGGGAAGGCCGGCGGGGTGAACCGAGCGAGGAGCGGCTCCGCCGGGGCTATCGGCGCGACCGGGAGAGATCCGGGGAGGGGgagcggcgccgccgccccctCAGGGCCGCAGCGGACCGGCCCGCACCGCTTCCCGCCAGCGCCgcgcgccccgccccggccaATCACGGCCGGAGCCCACTCCGGGCCAATGGGCTCGGCCGTACCTCGGAGCGGGTTTACATTCTCCGCGGGCCAATGGCGTGCGCGCCCCGCGAGCCGCCAGCCAATGGGAGGCGCGCGGCGAGTGACAGCTGGCCAATGGGCGCCGCCGACTCTCCCGTGCCGCGGCGCGGGGGGTGGGGATCTCCCCGCCGCCGCCTGAGGAATGTCAACTATTCAACATGGAGACGGCGGTTACCAGGCTCGAGACCCTGGTGAgggcgggcggcggccgcgctgAGGGGCGGCCGCGCCGCGGGCCGGCGGCGGCGACTCCTCGGAgggcgcggggccgccgcggaagggagggaggaagggagggagaagcGGGCGCGCGGGCGCGACGCGACGGAAGAGCGGCCCCTCAGCCGCGCCCGCGTTTCCCATCCGGGCCCTGAGCGCGGCCCGCGCCGCCCTCGACGGGGCGCCCGCCGGCCGCGTCCGGGTCAGGCGGGTTCGACCGGGCCGGTCCATTCCGCCCCCCCCTCCTCGAGGGGCGGGGCTTGCGCCGCTCCATTCACCCCTCAGCGCGGGGCAGGGCGCGGCCATTTCCCGCGCACCtggggggggggctggggggggtgGACGCGCTCATTGCCCGCCTTGCGGGGGAACGCGGCTGGGCCGGGCCGCTTCATATCTCCGCGGCGGGAGGGGGGGCGCGGAGCAGAGCGGAGCTCCCGGACTAGTCCACTTTTTTCCTGAGGGGGGCGAGGGTGGAGCGCTCACCTGGGCTGTACCATTGTGGCTACATGGGGGAGGGGCGGGCTGGGCCGGTCCATTGGCGCGGGCgcgcggggggagcggggcgATGGCCCCTCAGCCCTCTCTGGCCGAGCCCCAAAATCGCGGAGTTTTTCCCGCCTTTCTCTTCGTTCGCTGCTCTGAGGCAGCCCCTGAAGCACCACGGGGCTGCCCCTCAGGGAACGGTGGCCTCTCTGCCAGCCCCGCTCctggaaaagtggaaaaaaggcagaaatggagCTCTCACCAAAGAGAGCTTCATTTTTTACCTCAGGCGTGAGGGCTCTGGGAAGCGGTGTCCAACCAGCCGAGCTCCTCAAACCTTCATCTTCCTGctacacagtatttttttccatttttgccCACAGCATAAGCTTGATCTGCCCATATCTagtattctgtatttttttttctgaagcctagtttaatttagaaatatgtTTGAAGATACTCGGCTTAGATGTTtaatcaatttatttatttattgtcatggtttatttctgtgttttattcaaAGCCATGCTTTCAAGTGATTCTCATTTTAGGACGTGTGAACAGAGAGgtgtttttcccccctttaaGTTAACAGGGGCTTTTATTCTGGAATTTAGAATAATCTCACATCTCacagctttgtgtctcctcctttcccttctgctttgtTGTTTCCCCGTCCTGGATTTCCTGTGAAGTCAGCTCTCTCCACAGAAGTGTGATAAAATAACACTTCTTATTTCCCTGGAGCTTTTGACATGAATTTCATGGAAAGCTTCCTTTTGGTCTCATGGATAAAGTAATTAGTGGGAGCTTGGAGAGAACAATGggtatgaaaataataaaaccaatCAGGTAATCAATGGTTATTTGTGACAGGAGCACCATAGGAGTGTTAGATTAATTATGGAAAAGATCAGTGCTTCATTCAGAGCAGCTCAGTTCGTT
This genomic stretch from Serinus canaria isolate serCan28SL12 chromosome 19, serCan2020, whole genome shotgun sequence harbors:
- the PRR11 gene encoding proline-rich protein 11 produces the protein MRRVGGPAESGAAIGWARGGERFESAAAGAERGPGVGAAPGRPRDTPGTTPGHPYSMARYKKCKRKRRARAKFRLEKKGNAATPQDSVCSSPRSPAHLPLNSSPAPRCSHWPLALPSVKSVVRPLTSAASFLYWWCQSRVAQSFQVVKDTIFPSQVYLRELNTFREKLEKLESEFSKLQGALQMKGEAALPSESSFCQRCHKPVLGAPVGTQMDPPPSASMPVSIPPPPPPLPPPPPPPPPPLPPPKLPPAPLLLQRGTASKLAPPEKKDGPMHITLKDLLNVKLKKTNSNLRMDKEQSPVKPRRALITVTDLQSVSLRPKSKPSPHATKTLITSPKNQIDLRKHLKKVDIQRSPGGTPLNNKENTECGSGLTPIMTRALRRKFQMAHPKSPSPARLSAANSFDEK